One Acidimicrobiales bacterium DNA segment encodes these proteins:
- a CDS encoding SRPBCC domain-containing protein, which translates to MTVISTHKDPEHLSLTLVAEFASTPERVWAVWEDPRKLEQWWGPPGWPATFTRHDFVVDGESRYHLTGPAGEKHWGFWRMHVIDKPVRIDFANGLAGADGEPIPEMAPMAGAVTFEETGDGTRMTTVTQFVDLARMEEMISMGIAEGMAQAIGQVDALLASTTV; encoded by the coding sequence ATGACCGTGATCAGCACGCACAAGGACCCCGAGCACCTCTCACTCACGCTCGTCGCCGAGTTCGCTTCGACGCCCGAGCGCGTCTGGGCCGTGTGGGAGGACCCCCGCAAGCTCGAGCAGTGGTGGGGCCCTCCCGGGTGGCCGGCGACGTTCACCCGCCACGACTTCGTGGTCGACGGCGAGTCGCGCTACCACCTCACCGGGCCGGCGGGCGAGAAGCACTGGGGCTTTTGGCGGATGCACGTGATCGACAAGCCGGTGCGGATCGACTTCGCCAACGGCCTCGCCGGCGCAGACGGCGAGCCGATCCCGGAGATGGCGCCGATGGCCGGCGCGGTGACCTTCGAGGAGACGGGCGACGGGACAAGGATGACGACCGTGACCCAGTTCGTCGACCTCGCCCGGATGGAGGAGATGATCTCGATGGGGATCGCCGAGGGTATGGCGCAGGCGATCGGGCAGGTGGACGCGCTGCTCGCCTCGACGACCGTGTGA